From Permianibacter aggregans, a single genomic window includes:
- a CDS encoding DUF4019 domain-containing protein — protein MNKWMTTICSMMCFLLAGISNAEMTVQANDEAVAAATQWLQKVDAKQLKQAYDSSGKLMREAVDVEKWSAAVEGVRQQAGEMQSRALNSVTAHESFPGLSNGDYMVVVFNTKFAHKPAAIETLSFQREDDGQYRVIGYFVQ, from the coding sequence ATGAATAAGTGGATGACAACGATCTGCAGCATGATGTGCTTTCTGCTGGCTGGAATCAGCAATGCCGAAATGACCGTGCAAGCGAACGATGAGGCGGTTGCGGCCGCTACCCAATGGCTGCAGAAAGTTGACGCGAAACAGTTGAAGCAGGCTTACGACAGCAGTGGCAAGCTGATGCGTGAGGCGGTGGATGTTGAAAAGTGGTCAGCCGCGGTCGAGGGTGTTCGGCAACAGGCAGGTGAAATGCAATCCAGAGCATTGAACTCGGTGACTGCACATGAATCCTTTCCGGGTTTGTCAAATGGCGATTACATGGTCGTTGTATTCAACACCAAATTTGCCCATAAACCCGCAGCAATAGAGACCTTAAGTTTTCAGCGCGAAGACGATGGCCAGTATCGGGTAATCGGCTATTTCGTTCAGTAA
- a CDS encoding DUF4177 domain-containing protein — translation MAAQKWEYKTLEIGEVSFWSGKLKTEELTKQLNNLGQIGWELVSITPTGYAKVGASLVAVLKRPA, via the coding sequence GTGGCTGCACAGAAGTGGGAATACAAAACCTTGGAAATTGGCGAGGTGTCGTTCTGGTCCGGAAAGCTGAAGACCGAGGAGTTGACCAAGCAGCTGAACAACCTCGGGCAGATCGGTTGGGAGCTGGTCAGCATCACACCAACAGGATACGCCAAGGTCGGTGCAAGTCTGGTCGCGGTGCTGAAACGCCCGGCCTGA
- the aroF gene encoding 3-deoxy-7-phosphoheptulonate synthase, producing MIVVLKPEATENDAMRLMQRIEERGLKPLYLPGVERVVLGALGDERVLAELNLESEPLVESVKPILTPYKLVSRDMRGHDTEVKIGKVSVGGERVVVIGGPCAVESEDQLRETAFAVRESGGVALRGGAYKPRSSPYSFQGHGEEGLKLLKQISGETGLPTVSEVMDTADLPLFVDHVDCLQIGARNMQNFRLLSAVGDTGMPVVLKRGLSATIEELMLAAEYILARGNNNVILCERGIRTFETATRNTLDLNAVVYLKQKTHLPVVVDPSHGTGIRELVTPMARAAIACGADGVLVETHRNPAQALSDGKQSLTPPQFLQMVRELRTIAEAVGRTL from the coding sequence ATGATTGTTGTACTGAAGCCTGAAGCAACCGAAAACGACGCGATGCGTCTGATGCAGCGGATTGAGGAGCGTGGCTTGAAGCCCTTGTACCTGCCTGGTGTCGAGCGGGTGGTGTTGGGGGCGCTTGGCGATGAGCGGGTGCTGGCCGAGTTGAACCTGGAAAGCGAGCCGTTGGTTGAGTCAGTCAAACCGATTCTGACCCCGTACAAGCTGGTCAGCCGCGATATGCGCGGTCATGACACCGAAGTGAAGATCGGCAAGGTAAGCGTTGGCGGTGAGCGGGTTGTGGTCATTGGCGGGCCGTGTGCGGTTGAAAGTGAAGATCAGCTGCGGGAAACCGCGTTCGCGGTCAGAGAGTCCGGCGGTGTCGCTTTACGTGGCGGTGCCTACAAGCCGCGCAGTTCGCCTTATAGCTTTCAGGGGCACGGCGAAGAGGGGCTGAAGCTGCTGAAGCAAATTTCCGGCGAAACCGGCCTACCAACCGTCAGTGAAGTGATGGACACCGCCGATTTGCCGTTGTTCGTTGATCATGTCGATTGCCTGCAAATCGGCGCCCGTAACATGCAGAACTTCCGTTTACTCAGCGCCGTTGGCGATACCGGTATGCCGGTCGTGTTGAAGCGCGGGCTTTCCGCGACCATCGAAGAACTGATGTTGGCCGCCGAATACATTCTGGCCCGTGGCAACAACAACGTCATTCTTTGTGAACGCGGCATCCGTACCTTTGAAACGGCAACACGCAATACCCTTGATTTGAATGCTGTCGTTTACCTGAAACAGAAAACGCACTTGCCGGTTGTGGTTGACCCTTCACACGGTACCGGCATTCGCGAGCTGGTGACACCGATGGCGCGTGCAGCGATTGCCTGTGGCGCTGATGGCGTGCTGGTCGAAACCCACCGCAATCCGGCGCAGGCGCTGTCCGATGGCAAGCAATCACTGACGCCGCCGCAGTTCCTGCAAATGGTGCGCGAGCTGCGCACAATTGCCGAAGCCGTCGGGCGGACGCTGTGA
- a CDS encoding anthranilate synthase component 1: MSDYRFIKRQMPPIERAVDVFAALTDSGRTPGSVLLETADGLTPEAGKSLLLLSPCLRIDGFLNEIRVRALTSNGRQLLQRLSTLSETAISGSGDELSLPLSVANSAENEQQRLLQEPTLNLLRSLLSQLHASHADEAKLFMLSGIFSFETIRLFEQLPALPGEQDKPLFTLFLPELVLQLPRAGQSVSAYALVTEGEQSARIENDMSRQLVALSETLRHVSKQETPAGAAAVNVEIDIADEAFERQVQKAQSHLQAGDAFQIVISRRFSLPCADALQSYRVLRQENPSPYLFYVNTGDYTLFGASPESAVKVDGVSREIEVCPIAGTRARGRNVSGEIDADYDARIEADLRADEKEIAEHMMLVDLARNDVARIAAPGTRRVKQLLTVERYSRVMHLVSRVAGTLKPGLDALHAYAASMPMGTLSGAPKLRAIEIIRQLEGKPRGAYGGAVGYLNGQGDMDTAIIIRAAVVRDGKATVQAGAGVVLASDPAAEADETRRKAESVLRAIYGASLAANGRSGNHA, encoded by the coding sequence ATGAGCGATTATCGTTTCATCAAACGGCAGATGCCGCCGATTGAGCGTGCCGTCGACGTGTTTGCGGCACTGACCGATAGCGGCCGTACGCCAGGTTCGGTGCTGCTGGAAACCGCCGATGGTTTGACGCCGGAGGCCGGCAAAAGTCTGTTGCTGTTGTCGCCGTGTTTGCGCATCGATGGTTTCCTGAACGAAATCCGGGTGCGGGCTCTGACCAGCAATGGCCGTCAGTTGCTGCAGCGATTGAGCACGTTGAGCGAAACAGCGATCAGCGGTAGCGGCGATGAATTGTCACTGCCACTTTCGGTAGCGAACTCAGCAGAAAACGAGCAGCAACGTTTGTTGCAGGAGCCAACACTGAATCTGTTGCGCAGCTTGTTGAGCCAGCTTCACGCTTCACACGCTGACGAAGCAAAACTGTTCATGCTGAGCGGCATTTTCAGTTTTGAAACGATTCGTTTGTTCGAGCAACTGCCGGCGCTGCCTGGTGAACAGGATAAGCCATTGTTCACCTTGTTCCTGCCGGAGTTGGTGTTGCAACTGCCGCGAGCGGGTCAGTCGGTCAGTGCTTATGCGCTGGTTACCGAAGGCGAGCAGAGCGCGCGCATCGAAAATGACATGAGCCGGCAATTGGTGGCGTTATCGGAAACGCTGCGCCACGTCAGCAAGCAGGAAACACCAGCAGGCGCAGCGGCCGTCAATGTCGAAATCGATATCGCGGACGAAGCATTCGAGCGACAAGTACAAAAGGCACAATCGCATTTGCAGGCAGGCGATGCGTTTCAGATTGTCATTTCCCGCCGTTTCTCATTGCCGTGTGCCGATGCCCTGCAAAGCTATCGCGTGCTAAGGCAGGAAAATCCCAGTCCCTATCTTTTTTACGTCAACACCGGCGACTACACACTGTTCGGTGCGTCTCCGGAGTCGGCGGTAAAAGTCGATGGCGTAAGCCGCGAAATCGAAGTTTGCCCGATAGCCGGCACCCGCGCCCGCGGCCGTAATGTCAGTGGCGAAATTGATGCCGATTACGATGCCCGTATTGAGGCAGATTTACGCGCCGATGAAAAAGAAATTGCCGAGCACATGATGCTCGTCGATTTGGCTCGCAACGATGTCGCACGTATCGCGGCGCCTGGTACCCGCCGGGTCAAACAATTACTGACCGTTGAGCGCTATTCGCGGGTGATGCACCTGGTGTCACGCGTCGCCGGCACGCTGAAGCCCGGACTTGATGCATTGCATGCCTATGCCGCTTCGATGCCTATGGGCACGCTTTCAGGTGCGCCGAAATTGCGTGCGATTGAAATCATTCGTCAACTGGAAGGCAAACCGCGTGGTGCTTACGGTGGTGCAGTCGGTTATCTGAATGGCCAAGGCGATATGGATACCGCCATCATCATCCGTGCGGCAGTCGTGCGTGACGGCAAGGCGACGGTGCAGGCTGGCGCAGGCGTTGTGTTGGCTAGCGATCCCGCCGCAGAAGCGGATGAAACCCGGCGCAAAGCCGAAAGTGTGTTGCGTGCCATTTATGGCGCCAGTCTTGCTGCTAATGGCAGGAGCGGAAATCATGCGTGA
- a CDS encoding anthranilate synthase component II, translating to MRDILLIDNFDSFTYNLVEDLSCLGAKVEVQRNDRPLEFLLQRLQQMHDPLIVLSPGPGTPENAGVCIELIHAVKGRYPLLGICLGHQALTVAFGGVVDRAPKPLHGERSLVQLKPDALFEGLPSQVRVGRYHSLLATKLPNELNTIADVDELVMAIRHQQHALVGLQFHPESILSTHGRVMLGNALQTLKEKAA from the coding sequence ATGCGTGATATCTTGCTGATCGATAATTTCGATTCGTTTACCTACAACCTCGTCGAAGATTTGAGCTGCCTGGGCGCCAAGGTTGAAGTGCAGCGCAATGATCGGCCTCTCGAATTCTTGTTGCAGCGTTTGCAGCAGATGCATGATCCGTTGATTGTGTTGTCGCCAGGACCAGGCACACCGGAAAACGCCGGTGTCTGCATCGAGTTGATTCATGCGGTAAAGGGGCGTTATCCACTGCTCGGTATCTGTTTAGGGCATCAAGCACTGACGGTCGCGTTTGGCGGCGTTGTTGATCGCGCACCGAAGCCACTACATGGCGAACGCTCGCTCGTGCAGTTAAAGCCGGATGCCTTGTTTGAAGGTTTGCCATCGCAGGTGCGGGTTGGCCGTTATCACTCGTTGTTGGCGACCAAGTTACCGAATGAGTTGAACACCATCGCCGATGTCGATGAGCTGGTTATGGCGATCCGTCATCAGCAACACGCGCTGGTCGGTTTACAGTTTCATCCGGAATCCATCTTGAGCACGCATGGCCGGGTCATGCTGGGTAATGCGTTGCAAACGCTGAAGGAGAAAGCCGCATGA
- the trpD gene encoding anthranilate phosphoribosyltransferase: MNAALDQLCRGESLSGQQTQEFFANVVSGDCEPLELAAMLVALRCKGETAEEVYGAARALLAAAEPFATPDYDFIDCCGTGGDGLATLNVSTATAFVLAALGVPVAKHGNRAVSSKSGSTDVLKILGIPFDARPARSRQLLDNLQLAFLHAPQYHAGVKHAMPVRQTLKVRTLFNLLGPIINPARPNLRLIGLYDARYLKLVAETLQKLGVGRALVVNGEVDEIAVHGETQVVELRDGELKSCTITPEQLGLPRYPVSAIAGGEPEYNAEALLQALAGKGSEAYRAAIAANAGAGLYLAGKADSLKRGAEFAMAALQDGVAETYLQRYLNEVRDAA, from the coding sequence ATGAACGCTGCACTGGATCAGCTCTGTCGCGGCGAATCGCTGAGCGGGCAACAGACCCAGGAATTCTTCGCCAACGTGGTTAGCGGCGATTGCGAGCCATTGGAGTTGGCCGCGATGCTGGTTGCCCTGCGCTGCAAAGGCGAAACAGCCGAAGAAGTGTATGGCGCAGCCCGTGCCTTGTTGGCCGCCGCTGAACCGTTTGCCACGCCGGATTACGACTTTATCGATTGCTGTGGCACCGGCGGTGATGGCTTGGCAACGCTGAATGTTTCTACCGCAACGGCATTTGTTTTGGCGGCGCTGGGTGTGCCGGTGGCCAAGCATGGCAATCGCGCGGTCAGTTCAAAAAGCGGTTCCACTGATGTGCTGAAAATTCTCGGCATTCCGTTTGATGCTCGGCCTGCGCGTTCGCGGCAATTGCTCGATAATTTGCAACTGGCATTTTTGCATGCACCGCAGTATCACGCTGGCGTCAAGCATGCGATGCCGGTGCGTCAAACATTGAAAGTTCGTACGCTGTTCAATCTGCTTGGCCCGATCATCAATCCAGCGCGGCCGAATTTGCGTTTGATTGGTTTGTATGATGCGCGTTACCTGAAACTGGTTGCCGAAACCCTGCAAAAGTTGGGCGTTGGTCGTGCGCTGGTGGTCAATGGCGAAGTCGATGAAATCGCTGTGCATGGCGAAACGCAAGTTGTCGAATTGCGTGACGGAGAATTGAAGTCCTGTACGATTACCCCTGAGCAGCTTGGTTTACCGCGCTACCCGGTTTCCGCGATTGCCGGCGGTGAGCCGGAATACAATGCTGAAGCCTTGCTGCAGGCTTTGGCCGGCAAAGGATCGGAAGCCTATCGTGCCGCGATAGCTGCCAACGCCGGCGCTGGTTTGTATTTGGCTGGCAAAGCAGACAGCTTGAAGCGTGGTGCCGAGTTTGCCATGGCTGCGTTGCAGGACGGTGTTGCCGAAACCTATCTGCAACGTTATTTGAATGAGGTGCGCGATGCCGCTTGA
- the trpCF gene encoding bifunctional indole-3-glycerol-phosphate synthase TrpC/phosphoribosylanthranilate isomerase TrpF: MPLELQGVLADICANKAAEVDVLLASNIDFKRASEFGPVRDFYAALSAPGKRFIMECKRVSPSQGTLRASFSLTEIAAAYDGIADVVSVLTDEKYFGGHLSHLREVRQRVSAPVLRKDFVLNPIQVREAWAHGADAVLLMLSVLTDAEYRQCAAEADALGLGILTEVHTEAELQRALTLNARVIGINNRDLRSLQIDLATTEKLARLIPADRIVVSESGIRDHDDVKRLAPHAKAFLVGSSLMSSDSVALAARELVFGKVKICGLTRPQDAETAFKAGAVYGGLIFAEGSKRKIEPAQAANIMHAAPLRYVGVFAGQTIDEISSLQTQLGLHAIQLHGDYSLAQVQAVKQRCPQAEVWQVQRITEQDRVETIIADRLLLDSGHGGQLGGNGTRFDWRLLQHAPDAKRLVLAGGLAPENISEAAATGVGILDVNSGVERAPGIKDSQKLTQLFQGLRTNQESV, encoded by the coding sequence ATGCCGCTTGAGCTGCAAGGCGTGCTGGCCGATATTTGCGCCAACAAGGCTGCGGAAGTGGACGTCCTGCTCGCGAGTAATATCGACTTCAAACGAGCAAGCGAATTTGGGCCAGTGCGCGATTTTTATGCGGCACTGTCTGCGCCTGGCAAACGCTTCATCATGGAGTGCAAGCGGGTGTCACCGTCACAAGGTACGTTGCGTGCCAGTTTTTCCTTGACTGAAATCGCCGCCGCTTATGATGGCATTGCTGATGTCGTCTCGGTGCTGACCGATGAGAAATATTTCGGCGGCCACTTGTCGCATTTACGCGAAGTGCGTCAGCGCGTATCGGCGCCGGTATTGCGCAAGGATTTTGTGTTGAATCCAATCCAGGTACGCGAAGCCTGGGCTCATGGTGCGGATGCCGTGTTACTGATGTTGTCGGTACTTACCGACGCGGAGTACCGCCAATGTGCTGCCGAAGCGGATGCGCTCGGTTTGGGCATTCTGACCGAGGTGCATACCGAAGCTGAGTTGCAACGAGCGTTGACGTTGAACGCCCGAGTCATCGGTATCAATAATCGCGACTTGCGCAGCCTGCAAATCGATTTGGCGACTACCGAAAAATTGGCGCGGCTGATTCCGGCTGACCGGATTGTCGTCAGCGAATCCGGTATTCGCGATCACGATGATGTAAAGCGATTGGCGCCCCATGCGAAAGCGTTTTTGGTCGGTAGCTCGTTGATGAGCAGCGACTCCGTGGCGTTGGCGGCGCGCGAATTGGTGTTCGGCAAGGTGAAAATCTGCGGCTTGACCCGGCCACAGGATGCCGAAACAGCTTTCAAGGCGGGCGCCGTTTATGGCGGTTTGATTTTCGCCGAAGGCTCGAAGCGAAAAATCGAACCGGCGCAAGCAGCAAACATCATGCATGCGGCGCCGCTGCGTTATGTGGGTGTGTTTGCCGGCCAAACGATTGACGAAATTTCCTCGCTGCAAACCCAGCTGGGATTGCATGCCATTCAATTACATGGCGATTATTCGCTGGCGCAGGTGCAGGCCGTTAAGCAGCGCTGCCCTCAGGCAGAAGTCTGGCAGGTGCAGCGCATTACCGAGCAAGACCGGGTCGAAACGATCATCGCTGATCGCTTGTTGCTCGATAGCGGTCATGGCGGTCAACTTGGAGGTAATGGCACCCGCTTCGATTGGCGTTTATTGCAGCATGCACCAGACGCAAAACGGTTGGTACTCGCCGGTGGTTTGGCGCCAGAAAATATCAGTGAGGCAGCTGCTACCGGTGTTGGCATACTCGATGTCAATTCCGGTGTCGAGCGCGCGCCCGGTATCAAGGATTCCCAGAAACTGACGCAGCTTTTTCAAGGCTTGCGTACTAATCAAGAGAGTGTGTGA
- the trpB gene encoding tryptophan synthase subunit beta, protein MNPQATRFGEFGGQYVPELLMPALDQLAEAFHAAQNDQAFLTELNALLADFAGRPTPLYKCRRFLVDSPISVYLKREDLLHGGAHKTNQVLAQALLTKRMGKQRVIAETGAGQHGVATALACALLGLECVIYMGAKDVQRQQMNVFRMELFGAKVIPVTAGSGTLKDAVNEALRDWAASFQTTHYLLGTAAGPYPFPLMVREFQRVIGREAREQILKQLGHLPDAVVACVGGGSNAIGIFSDFVDDKGVKLIGVEPGGEGIASGKHGATLCAGTPGILHGAFTYVMQNNDGQIEESHSVSAGLDYPAVGPEHAYLKSIGRAEYVAIDDEPALQAFKRLSKEEGIIPALESSHALAHVIRMAETANKPLNVIVNLSGRGDKDLNHVRAILAERGEL, encoded by the coding sequence ATGAACCCACAAGCAACCCGATTCGGAGAATTTGGCGGTCAGTATGTGCCGGAGTTGTTGATGCCGGCACTGGATCAATTGGCCGAGGCATTTCACGCGGCGCAAAATGATCAAGCATTTCTCACTGAGTTGAATGCGCTGCTGGCGGATTTCGCCGGCAGGCCAACACCGCTGTACAAATGTCGACGATTTCTCGTTGACTCACCCATCAGTGTGTATTTGAAACGCGAAGATCTGCTGCATGGTGGCGCTCATAAAACCAACCAGGTGTTGGCGCAGGCGCTGCTGACCAAGCGCATGGGCAAGCAGCGTGTTATCGCAGAGACCGGTGCCGGCCAGCATGGTGTCGCAACGGCGCTCGCTTGTGCTTTGCTCGGTCTGGAATGTGTCATTTACATGGGCGCCAAAGACGTGCAGCGCCAGCAAATGAATGTGTTCCGCATGGAGCTGTTCGGCGCCAAGGTGATTCCGGTGACTGCCGGTTCCGGCACCCTGAAAGATGCCGTCAATGAAGCTCTGCGCGATTGGGCCGCAAGTTTTCAAACCACGCACTATCTGCTCGGTACGGCGGCAGGTCCGTATCCATTCCCGCTGATGGTGCGCGAGTTTCAGCGCGTTATCGGTCGCGAAGCGCGCGAGCAGATTCTAAAGCAGCTAGGCCACTTGCCCGATGCCGTTGTCGCCTGTGTCGGCGGCGGTAGTAACGCCATCGGAATTTTTTCCGATTTTGTCGACGACAAAGGCGTCAAACTGATTGGCGTAGAGCCGGGTGGTGAAGGCATCGCCAGCGGCAAACACGGCGCAACGCTGTGCGCCGGTACGCCGGGTATTTTGCATGGCGCGTTTACCTACGTGATGCAAAACAACGATGGCCAAATTGAAGAATCGCACTCGGTATCCGCTGGTCTCGACTATCCGGCGGTCGGTCCTGAACACGCTTACTTGAAATCCATTGGTCGCGCCGAGTATGTCGCGATTGATGATGAGCCGGCGCTGCAGGCGTTCAAGCGTTTATCGAAAGAAGAGGGCATCATTCCGGCGCTGGAGTCTTCCCATGCGCTGGCGCATGTCATTCGGATGGCGGAAACGGCAAACAAGCCGCTCAATGTCATCGTCAATCTGTCCGGACGCGGCGATAAGGACTTGAATCATGTGCGCGCCATTTTGGCTGAGCGGGGAGAGCTTTGA
- the trpA gene encoding tryptophan synthase subunit alpha yields MNRYQHMFARLRDEKKGALIPFLMLGDPDPETSFKTICAVIDAGADGLELGIPYSDPVADGPTIVQAANRALTAGVTPASALQIVAKVRAKYAELPIGLLVYANLVYASGVAEFYRQAKVAGVDSILVPDVPLREADLLQDAGKQHDIDTVFILPPNASETTAREVAARSQGYVYLLSRAGVTGSETQAGMPLSHLLRRLQEQQSAPPILGFGISTPEQVTQAISEGAAGVIVGSALVARTTQCSTEQLADYIRSLKAAT; encoded by the coding sequence ATGAATCGTTACCAGCATATGTTTGCCCGTTTGCGCGACGAGAAAAAAGGCGCGTTGATTCCATTTCTGATGCTAGGCGATCCGGATCCGGAAACCTCATTCAAGACCATTTGTGCCGTGATCGATGCCGGCGCAGATGGACTGGAACTTGGCATTCCCTACAGCGACCCGGTCGCAGACGGCCCGACGATTGTGCAGGCCGCCAACCGTGCGCTGACAGCCGGCGTGACGCCGGCAAGCGCGCTGCAAATCGTTGCCAAGGTGCGCGCGAAATATGCCGAGCTACCGATCGGCCTACTGGTTTATGCCAATCTTGTTTACGCCAGCGGTGTTGCCGAGTTTTATCGGCAGGCGAAAGTGGCTGGCGTCGACTCGATATTGGTTCCCGACGTGCCACTGCGCGAAGCCGATTTATTGCAAGATGCCGGCAAACAGCATGACATCGATACCGTGTTTATTCTGCCCCCGAACGCGTCGGAAACGACCGCTCGTGAGGTCGCCGCGCGCTCGCAGGGATACGTTTACTTGCTGTCTCGTGCCGGGGTGACTGGTTCGGAAACCCAGGCCGGCATGCCGCTGTCGCATCTGCTGCGGCGTTTGCAGGAACAACAGTCGGCACCACCAATCCTCGGCTTTGGTATCTCAACGCCGGAACAGGTGACGCAGGCGATCAGCGAGGGCGCGGCCGGTGTCATTGTCGGTTCGGCGCTGGTTGCCAGAACGACGCAATGCAGCACCGAGCAATTGGCCGATTACATCCGTTCCTTGAAGGCAGCGACCTGA